In Balnearium lithotrophicum, the following proteins share a genomic window:
- the bet gene encoding phage recombination protein Bet, producing the protein MAKAVIESPKIIVAEDGRTYTFDEVATYVKYHAPNAKQEEIEEFFNYCKLRSLSPYDVHFIKYGNSQPVIVVGKDAFLKRAERSKQLDGYKAGVITVNRDTGEVTYRNGAFYIKSKEELVGGWAEVYRKDFNHPIRTEVAIEEYARKTKDGKLMSNWATMPATMIRKVALVQALREAFPSEMSGMYVAEEMGVEIDEETGEVLNTKPVENSKIELDRKYIKGIHSWSGLAEFDYKSYIREKFGKESSKQLTKEEAIEVIKEAKERWRKKIMELGIDPEYELSKSLDDIKYPEAKELTNRVKEEAPIELP; encoded by the coding sequence ATGGCAAAAGCAGTTATTGAAAGTCCAAAAATTATTGTAGCAGAAGATGGAAGAACATATACCTTTGACGAGGTAGCTACTTACGTCAAATATCACGCTCCTAATGCAAAACAGGAGGAAATAGAAGAGTTCTTTAACTACTGCAAATTAAGGAGCTTATCTCCCTATGATGTTCACTTCATCAAATACGGCAACTCTCAGCCTGTAATAGTTGTTGGAAAAGATGCTTTTCTTAAACGTGCTGAACGTTCAAAGCAGTTAGATGGTTACAAAGCAGGAGTTATTACGGTTAACAGAGATACAGGAGAAGTTACGTATAGAAACGGAGCTTTTTACATCAAGAGCAAGGAGGAACTTGTTGGCGGCTGGGCTGAGGTTTACAGAAAAGATTTTAATCACCCTATACGCACTGAAGTGGCGATTGAGGAATATGCTCGCAAGACGAAAGACGGGAAGTTAATGAGCAACTGGGCAACTATGCCTGCAACAATGATTAGAAAAGTTGCTCTCGTTCAGGCTCTTCGTGAGGCATTTCCGAGTGAAATGTCCGGAATGTACGTAGCAGAGGAAATGGGAGTTGAAATAGATGAGGAAACTGGGGAAGTGCTTAATACCAAGCCTGTTGAGAATAGCAAAATTGAATTAGACAGGAAATACATAAAAGGAATTCATTCCTGGTCTGGATTGGCTGAATTTGACTATAAGAGCTACATCAGAGAGAAATTCGGCAAGGAATCCTCTAAGCAGTTAACAAAAGAGGAAGCTATCGAGGTAATCAAAGAAGCCAAGGAAAGGTGGAGAAAGAAAATAATGGAGTTAGGAATTGACCCTGAATATGAATTAAGCAAGTCTTTAGATGATATTAAGTATCCGGAAGCCAAAGAACTGACTAATAGAGTTAAGGAAGAAGCTCCAATAGAACTCCCTTAG
- a CDS encoding helix-turn-helix transcriptional regulator has translation MEKKLLTVKEACEYLSISKATLYKLIKEGKIKPVKIGKSTRFDRQDLDRLVEELKRNSWLN, from the coding sequence GTGGAAAAGAAACTGCTTACAGTAAAGGAGGCTTGTGAGTATCTAAGTATTTCAAAGGCTACTCTCTATAAGCTCATTAAAGAGGGGAAAATCAAACCTGTGAAGATAGGGAAAAGCACAAGGTTTGATAGGCAGGATTTAGATAGGTTAGTTGAAGAATTAAAGAGGAATTCATGGCTAAACTAA
- a CDS encoding phage antirepressor N-terminal domain-containing protein, whose protein sequence is MRETKPKFVVGEPTQIEFHGDYLTAVFDGETVWVAVRPLIENLGLDWSKQYRKIIADPVLSQVVAQKATTSQGKDGKTYQVKMLCLPLEYINGLLFKINPSKIPNPQVREKVILYQKECYKALYNYFIADKVERAYSFEEFVKWAELEIKTIKAKSQGIAKAARLINAVVRATKDPVLQDKLTRKVLQEFGYKDVVEEAERENPKTIQRRLF, encoded by the coding sequence ATGCGAGAGACTAAACCAAAGTTCGTAGTGGGTGAACCTACGCAAATTGAGTTCCACGGAGACTACTTAACTGCCGTTTTTGACGGCGAAACTGTTTGGGTAGCCGTTAGACCTCTAATTGAAAACCTTGGCTTGGACTGGTCTAAACAGTATCGCAAAATCATTGCCGACCCTGTCTTATCTCAGGTCGTTGCCCAGAAGGCAACAACCTCTCAAGGCAAGGATGGCAAGACTTACCAAGTTAAAATGCTCTGTCTCCCTCTTGAATACATCAACGGTCTGCTTTTCAAAATCAATCCAAGTAAGATTCCCAACCCGCAGGTAAGAGAAAAGGTCATTCTCTACCAGAAAGAGTGCTACAAAGCTCTCTATAACTACTTCATAGCCGATAAGGTTGAAAGAGCCTACAGTTTTGAGGAGTTTGTTAAATGGGCGGAACTTGAAATCAAAACTATCAAGGCTAAAAGTCAAGGAATAGCAAAAGCCGCAAGGCTTATTAATGCAGTTGTTAGAGCTACGAAAGACCCTGTTCTACAGGACAAGCTAACCCGTAAGGTTCTTCAAGAGTTTGGTTATAAAGATGTTGTTGAGGAAGCTGAAAGGGAAAATCCGAAAACCATTCAACGGAGGTTATTTTGA
- a CDS encoding single-stranded DNA-binding protein translates to MNLNKVFLIGRLVADPELQHTSNGTPFSRIRVAVNNPYKDKNREWKEDPVFIDVVLWGNLADWTVSRFNKGDRVLVEGSLRQSTWKTESGENRSKIEIRADKFSPLDARKEETTEEEPPDDIEF, encoded by the coding sequence ATGAACTTAAACAAAGTTTTTCTTATCGGTCGCTTAGTTGCTGACCCAGAGCTTCAACACACCTCTAATGGAACTCCATTCTCCCGAATCAGGGTAGCCGTCAACAATCCATACAAAGACAAAAACAGAGAGTGGAAAGAAGACCCTGTATTTATAGACGTGGTTTTATGGGGCAATTTAGCAGATTGGACAGTTAGCAGGTTCAACAAGGGAGACAGGGTTTTGGTTGAAGGAAGTCTAAGGCAGTCAACCTGGAAAACTGAAAGTGGAGAAAACAGAAGCAAGATTGAGATTAGGGCAGACAAGTTCAGCCCGTTGGATGCAAGAAAGGAAGAAACAACTGAAGAGGAACCGCCTGACGACATCGAATTTTAA
- a CDS encoding phage tail protein, translating into MKSKIILSPELAALKKEGIPQRVIRQALNRTAKSAKAAISKEVRKIYNIKKRDFDKHITVTPARNTDIAVVAIKGKRLPLFYFLSKSSVSISLKRKKLPVYERKTKTGRVVRVQSKWPALKVKVKRTEGWKVLRRNAFIARMKSGHIGIFRRMPNWKHKLVSTNPRKYHGLPIAELTTLSSVQMVENSKALREVEKIIPERLRNNIVHSVAMYLYKKGRRR; encoded by the coding sequence ATGAAAAGTAAGATAATACTATCTCCCGAGCTTGCAGCTTTGAAAAAAGAAGGAATCCCTCAACGCGTTATAAGGCAAGCACTTAACAGAACAGCAAAGTCGGCAAAAGCAGCAATATCAAAAGAAGTAAGAAAAATCTATAACATAAAAAAAAGAGACTTCGATAAACACATCACAGTTACTCCAGCCCGGAACACAGACATCGCCGTTGTAGCTATCAAGGGCAAAAGACTACCTCTCTTCTATTTTCTTTCGAAAAGTAGCGTTTCTATCTCACTTAAAAGAAAAAAGCTTCCGGTTTATGAAAGAAAAACAAAAACCGGAAGAGTTGTAAGAGTTCAATCAAAGTGGCCTGCTCTAAAAGTTAAGGTAAAAAGAACGGAAGGATGGAAAGTTTTAAGGCGTAATGCTTTTATCGCACGGATGAAGTCCGGGCATATTGGAATTTTCAGAAGAATGCCAAATTGGAAACACAAGCTTGTCTCTACTAATCCCCGAAAGTATCATGGTCTCCCAATTGCCGAGCTTACAACTCTCAGCTCAGTTCAAATGGTAGAAAACTCAAAAGCACTTAGAGAAGTCGAAAAGATTATCCCAGAAAGACTTAGAAACAACATTGTTCACTCTGTAGCAATGTACTTATACAAAAAAGGGAGGAGGAGGTGA
- the dut gene encoding dUTP diphosphatase, which produces MKCKRLHPDTKLPTRAYEGDLGFDLYALEDVVIPTVNENGGIPVVKVRTGIAVELPRGWGAFIKDRSSVATRRLLHVVAGVIDNGYRGEIIVALANLSGREQRIEKGEKIAQLVPVPVSDFQVIEVEELTETNRGEGGFGSSGNK; this is translated from the coding sequence GTGAAGTGTAAACGCCTGCATCCAGATACAAAACTACCAACAAGAGCTTACGAGGGAGACTTAGGTTTTGACCTGTATGCTCTTGAAGATGTAGTTATCCCAACTGTTAATGAAAATGGCGGAATACCCGTTGTGAAGGTTAGAACAGGAATAGCTGTTGAGCTTCCAAGAGGTTGGGGAGCTTTCATCAAAGACCGTTCAAGTGTGGCAACAAGAAGATTACTCCATGTGGTTGCTGGAGTAATTGATAACGGCTACAGAGGAGAAATCATCGTTGCTCTGGCTAACCTTTCAGGACGGGAACAGAGAATAGAAAAAGGCGAAAAGATAGCTCAATTAGTTCCTGTTCCCGTTTCAGATTTTCAGGTTATTGAGGTTGAAGAACTAACCGAAACCAATAGAGGAGAGGGCGGTTTCGGGAGTAGCGGAAATAAATAA
- a CDS encoding FAD-dependent thymidylate synthase, which yields MKLKYIHKVAEKFPYDYEEPPICKVVLWDFSKANENEESRKEAVCLVASISYGNEYCKDPDRLWNLLIERGHESPFEFVRCWDVGDLRNSDYINWEKAIKEFNQDHDSYISSSISINKRFFATFKLKVPIFVARQIQRHRAFSYMEMSRRYVKGNKVKFFCWLGREAIIHPDIRIGSCMMGEMAYEQLITEGWEPEQARAFLPLGLYTQFWMQGDYRAWLNFFIHRLHPEAQEETRLVAKSMWNLLKEHQPEIVKMMADYLDRWVEDCNPIFTPARQKRAEWFKREFLEE from the coding sequence ATGAAACTTAAATATATCCACAAAGTTGCCGAGAAATTTCCTTACGATTACGAGGAACCGCCAATCTGTAAGGTGGTGCTCTGGGACTTCTCCAAGGCTAACGAAAATGAGGAAAGTAGGAAAGAAGCCGTTTGTCTCGTAGCTTCTATTTCTTACGGAAACGAATACTGCAAAGACCCTGATAGGCTCTGGAACTTGCTGATTGAGCGGGGACATGAAAGTCCGTTTGAGTTTGTGAGGTGTTGGGATGTTGGAGATTTAAGAAATAGTGATTACATAAATTGGGAGAAGGCTATCAAGGAATTCAATCAGGATCATGACAGTTATATCTCATCTTCTATTAGTATAAACAAAAGGTTTTTTGCTACCTTTAAGCTCAAAGTTCCGATTTTCGTAGCCCGTCAAATTCAAAGACACAGGGCTTTTTCCTATATGGAAATGAGCAGGCGGTATGTGAAGGGAAATAAGGTGAAGTTCTTTTGTTGGCTGGGGAGGGAAGCTATTATTCATCCAGACATTAGGATAGGTTCTTGTATGATGGGGGAGATGGCCTATGAGCAACTTATAACTGAAGGTTGGGAACCCGAACAAGCCCGTGCATTCCTTCCGTTAGGTCTCTATACTCAATTCTGGATGCAGGGAGATTACAGGGCTTGGCTGAATTTCTTTATTCACCGTTTGCATCCCGAAGCTCAAGAGGAGACAAGGCTTGTAGCAAAATCTATGTGGAACTTATTAAAAGAACATCAACCTGAAATCGTTAAGATGATGGCTGATTACCTTGATAGATGGGTTGAGGATTGTAATCCGATTTTCACCCCAGCAAGGCAGAAAAGAGCGGAGTGGTTTAAAAGGGAATTTTTGGAGGAATAA